The candidate division WOR-3 bacterium genome segment CGGCGAGCACGATCGAAATCAGCGTGAATTTTTTCATCTTTCCCCCTCAATAGGTCACACCGATTATTTCGGCTTGCTCTTTAAGGGTTTCTACGACGAAAATGTCGAAAGCATCTCTTTCTTCTCCGGTGTTATCCCTGATGTACTGGTCCCTCATTCTTGTAAGTTCCGCCATTTTGCCTGTGATGACTTCTCTTTCCGATCTCAGGCTGTCTATGTATGCCGTTCTCTCGTCATCAGTCATGTCTTTGAAAATTTCGGGCATTTCGTCGTCTTCCACGTCTTTCAGTTCTATTTTACCTTCAATGATCTCGCTTACCAGGTCTCTCGAAACAAATCCGTATCCTGCGGCTGATTTAGCATAAGCGTACGTAGCTCTGTCTGCGGCCGTCGAAGGAGCTTCGGCGGCTAATTCACCGCTCGCTCCCATGGTCGCATCCGCCATAATCACTTCTTCTTCGCTTCCGTAAAGAAGTACTGTTCCGTAGAGTTCTCTGCTCAGAGAAGCGATTTCTTCGTCGTACGGAGTCGCTACTACCTGTGAAGCTTCGTATCCTATTGAAGTGTAAGTCCCTTCGGCGAGATGGGCAATTTCCATCCAAACTTCCTGCGTGCTGTTGTCCGTGCCGCATCTGACAGTGTTTATTATTATTTCTTTCTTCAGCGCGTCCCTGCACACGGTTATATAGTCGTTCTGATCGTTGTAATCCATGTGAGGAGGAGCGTCGCCTACGAGAAAGACGAGTTTTAAGACGTTTTCGGAATCAGTCCATGACATGCTGTCGACGGCCCAGGTGAGAGCCTGGTTGACGTCTTCCTGAAAATCTCCGCCTCCGTCGGCCGTGACTGATGTCAAATCGACGTATATTTGGTCTATGTCGTCAGTTATGTCGTATTTTTTTACGACGAATACATCCCCTCTGTCTCTGTATATGACCAGTCCAATTCTGACATCGGGAACTGGATCTCCGGTGAGGATTTCGTTGGCAATGGACCATATTTTCATTTTCGCGCCTTCGATCAACCCCGACATGCTTCCCGTGGCGTCGAGGACGAAAACGACTTCGATTGTAGGGTTATCCACTCTGACGGTTCTGTGTCCGGCTAATTCGGGATTTTTACACGACATTACCGCGAGTAACAGGATTGTTGCGGCGATCAGTCTTTTCACTTTTCCTCCTTTTTCATTCTTTTTTTCTTTCGTCTCATGTTCCATTTTTGCATAGTACTACTTTGAAAGTAACATTATTATTTCAAAAATTTTGGATATTCCATTAACTCGTTTTGTTTGAACTGCGATTGCCGGTATAAATTAAATCTTAAATAAGTAGAACTCTTCCCGTTATTGTATTAAAATGAAATCCAGGAAGAGTTGCCCGAACATATCAAGCACCGGAGAGAACTATTTTAAAGTTCGAAATCGCTCTCGAGCCGAATCTTTTGTATGAAGAGTTTTTAGCCGTCGACAGAGCCTGTTTTCCAAACGAACCTTTGACAAACCGGGAAACTTTCAAGGAATGTCTCAAAGACAAATTTTGGACCGTGAGATTCAGCGGAAAGCTGGTCGCCTATTCTCACGTCAGTTTCAAAGACACCGCCCACATACACAGGATCGCCGTGCTCGATCAGTTCAGGCGTAAAGGAATCGCGGGCAGGCTTATTGAGATAGCCGTCGACATGTGCAAAAAGTATTCATTAGATACAGTCACCCTCGCAGTTCAGAAAGACAACGAAGACGCGATAAAACTTTACAAGAGTTATGACTTCGAAGAAATTGGCGACCTGTACCAGTTCATAGCTCCTATTCACCGCAGATCAGCCGGATCGGCTGGTAAAATCAGATGTCAAACGAGAGCTCTTTCAATAGGAGACCTCAACGAAACGCTCAGGTCTATTCTGCCTTCTGAATGGGATTACATTGTAGAACAGCACG includes the following:
- a CDS encoding VWA domain-containing protein yields the protein MKRLIAATILLLAVMSCKNPELAGHRTVRVDNPTIEVVFVLDATGSMSGLIEGAKMKIWSIANEILTGDPVPDVRIGLVIYRDRGDVFVVKKYDITDDIDQIYVDLTSVTADGGGDFQEDVNQALTWAVDSMSWTDSENVLKLVFLVGDAPPHMDYNDQNDYITVCRDALKKEIIINTVRCGTDNSTQEVWMEIAHLAEGTYTSIGYEASQVVATPYDEEIASLSRELYGTVLLYGSEEEVIMADATMGASGELAAEAPSTAADRATYAYAKSAAGYGFVSRDLVSEIIEGKIELKDVEDDEMPEIFKDMTDDERTAYIDSLRSEREVITGKMAELTRMRDQYIRDNTGEERDAFDIFVVETLKEQAEIIGVTY
- a CDS encoding GNAT family N-acetyltransferase, encoding MYEEFLAVDRACFPNEPLTNRETFKECLKDKFWTVRFSGKLVAYSHVSFKDTAHIHRIAVLDQFRRKGIAGRLIEIAVDMCKKYSLDTVTLAVQKDNEDAIKLYKSYDFEEIGDLYQFIAPIHRRSAGSAGKIRCQTRALSIGDLNETLRSILPSEWDYIVEQHAPPHKFALLFVEGESTVKGICRLVADMPGCKPFILLEPHLHLPAVVDSIGAFLKPAQDQLLLTFPDEGLARACQKAGFKLQYELVRMEKDIQ